The following coding sequences are from one Oscillospiraceae bacterium window:
- a CDS encoding ATP-grasp domain-containing protein: MEENTSEVPLLPDGKKVGIICNLKKGGVVSTADEEAEYDNPETVYAIRSALIGHGIEAVVCEADTSLPETLKKQNIGFAFNIAEGKCGRGREAQIPALLNMYSIPFTGSDETTLCVALDKALTKRVLSTYGIKTPKYAVVYGKMPRVKLKYPVIVKPNAEGSGKGISDVSIVGSDAELKALCEKNIALYGGEMLAEEFISGREFTVGVLGNGKNTRVFRPMEIVFDRSRTGDFNVYSYKVKQNYKEYVEYECPSSLDKKTEDKMMKIAAKVYASLGCRDMSRMDFRLSEDGEIFFIEINPLPGLAPGYSDFPMLCEFCGMDYDTLIYEIFLAAAKRYGFVGEARR, translated from the coding sequence ATGGAAGAAAATACTTCCGAAGTTCCTCTCCTCCCTGACGGGAAAAAGGTAGGTATAATTTGTAATCTTAAAAAGGGAGGCGTGGTATCGACCGCCGACGAGGAAGCCGAATATGACAACCCCGAAACGGTTTACGCTATCCGTTCCGCTTTGATCGGACACGGAATAGAAGCCGTTGTATGCGAGGCGGACACAAGCCTTCCTGAAACGTTGAAAAAACAAAATATCGGGTTCGCTTTCAACATCGCGGAAGGAAAATGCGGCAGAGGCCGTGAAGCGCAGATCCCCGCGCTTCTGAATATGTATTCAATACCCTTTACCGGTTCCGACGAGACCACGCTTTGCGTCGCGCTTGATAAGGCACTTACGAAACGCGTTCTGAGCACCTACGGCATAAAGACGCCGAAATACGCGGTCGTCTATGGAAAGATGCCCCGTGTTAAGCTTAAATATCCCGTAATCGTAAAACCCAACGCTGAGGGCAGCGGAAAAGGAATATCCGATGTCAGCATCGTCGGGTCCGACGCCGAACTGAAAGCCTTGTGTGAAAAAAATATCGCGCTTTACGGCGGTGAAATGCTTGCCGAGGAATTCATCTCCGGACGGGAATTTACCGTCGGCGTGCTCGGTAACGGCAAAAATACTCGCGTGTTCAGACCGATGGAAATCGTGTTTGACAGATCGCGCACAGGTGATTTCAACGTATACAGTTATAAAGTAAAGCAAAACTACAAGGAATATGTAGAGTACGAATGTCCATCCTCTCTTGACAAGAAGACAGAGGATAAGATGATGAAGATCGCGGCCAAGGTATATGCCTCTCTCGGATGCCGCGATATGTCGAGAATGGATTTCCGGCTTTCTGAAGACGGAGAGATATTCTTCATCGAGATCAATCCGCTTCCCGGTCTCGCTCCGGGATACAGCGATTTTCCCATGCTCTGTGAATTCTGCGGCATGGATTATGACACGCTTATTTACGAAATCTTTCTTGCGGCCGCAAAGAGATATGGCTTTGTAGGGGAGGCGCGCAGATAA
- the ablA gene encoding lysine 2,3-aminomutase, translating into MDKKLIDYAEKFPGWYDWKWQFSHRITTVEGLTKYFVLSEDEKNDISKCLKSFRMAITPYYASLMDKNDPNDPVRKQAVPSIEETYPCDTDLADPLNEDGDSPVPHIVHRYPDRVLFLVTLKCSMYCRHCTRRRTVGEEDRIITEKELNRAVEYIREHKEIRDVLISGGDPLVMSDEKLEHIISAVRSVDHVEIVRIGTRVPVVMPMRITPELLAMLKKYQPIWINTHFNHPNEITADSRRACEAIVDAGIPLGNQSVLLRGINDNAETMKTLLLGLVKMRVRPYYLYQCDLSCGISHFRTSVQCGIDIIHALTGNISGYAVPKFVIDAPGGGGKVPINYNYVKEFSDNETVMENYRGDIFRYPAGKKSR; encoded by the coding sequence ATGGACAAAAAGCTCATTGACTACGCCGAAAAATTCCCCGGTTGGTACGACTGGAAATGGCAGTTCTCACACAGAATCACGACCGTAGAGGGATTGACTAAATATTTTGTTCTTTCAGAAGATGAAAAGAATGATATATCGAAATGTCTTAAAAGCTTCCGCATGGCGATAACGCCGTATTATGCTTCTCTGATGGATAAAAATGACCCGAATGATCCGGTCAGAAAACAGGCTGTGCCTTCAATTGAAGAAACATACCCGTGCGATACCGATCTTGCCGATCCATTGAATGAGGACGGCGACAGCCCCGTACCGCATATCGTGCACAGATATCCGGACAGAGTGCTGTTCCTCGTCACGCTTAAATGTTCGATGTACTGCCGTCACTGCACCCGCCGCCGCACGGTCGGTGAGGAAGACCGCATAATCACCGAAAAAGAGCTTAACCGCGCCGTTGAATACATCAGAGAGCATAAGGAAATACGCGACGTTTTGATTTCAGGCGGAGACCCACTTGTTATGAGCGATGAAAAGCTTGAGCATATTATTTCCGCCGTCCGTTCCGTCGATCATGTAGAGATTGTCCGCATCGGTACGCGCGTTCCCGTCGTAATGCCGATGAGGATTACGCCGGAGCTGCTCGCAATGCTCAAAAAATATCAGCCCATCTGGATCAACACGCATTTCAATCATCCTAATGAAATCACCGCGGATTCCCGCCGGGCATGCGAAGCGATTGTCGACGCCGGCATCCCGCTCGGAAATCAGAGCGTCTTGCTACGCGGAATCAACGACAATGCCGAAACGATGAAAACTCTGCTACTAGGTCTTGTGAAAATGCGCGTACGCCCGTATTATCTGTACCAATGCGACCTGAGCTGCGGAATTTCTCATTTCCGTACAAGCGTACAGTGCGGAATTGACATAATTCACGCCCTGACAGGCAATATATCGGGTTATGCCGTTCCGAAATTTGTTATTGACGCCCCCGGCGGTGGAGGAAAAGTGCCGATAAATTACAATTACGTAAAAGAATTTTCGGATAATGAAACGGTAATGGAAAATTACCGCGGCGATATTTTCAGGTATCCCGCCGGGAAAAAGAGCAGGTAA